The Theileria annulata chromosome 3, complete sequence, *** SEQUENCING IN PROGRESS *** genome has a segment encoding these proteins:
- a CDS encoding uncharacterized protein (note;~Tap-24g11.q1c.C.cand.83 - score = 31.76), translating into MMVNITFRSMDETTFTCSMDTSTSVRRIKAFIELYNGSPANSLRLIYRGQLLKDDYTLDSYNITTDNTIHVVCNNPPNANNNNTENNANNMESNTNGIENNTNNMENNTQNNSDNGENYSQNDSNNATNNNNDQNNSNNYTNTSNNGPNYSYYGTTNTSRMVYGIPMGIYMSPIYTTVTVPDNDTANPDTTNSSTAGAGGNAGFNNLGTLVSRVITTAVNSFISNLGPVNTGSHTYTNTPNPNNSFNQTNNTPNANTNNTANTFNFTNIPSNGNNMPSTEPNTYSDPNTVNNYDDRIESVMIQELDKINFLMNQIINSLIVYSSPRSNTRYNNLQCNNINQMLNELLEALELRLSLPNTQTNLQNNMIHGNNSLVTDGNFISRFQNILVNLISEIRLTLTNNSVEVRERYKGLIEVLLLIINLLVQVTLQFYLQYLNTSPNSSSDQFLSIFQNHINNNTHTTDTANDTTNGVNNGMDDTAEVDVDENDNIMVKYTNNPEFKSKMDRIKKIKFSNSYHM; encoded by the coding sequence atgatgGTAAATATAACTTTTAGATCAATGGATGAAACCACTTTCACTTGCTCCATGGACACTTCAACCTCGGTAAGGCGTATCAAGGCTTTTATTGAGCTTTACAATGGGTCTCCAGCAAACTCCCTAAGGTTGATCTACAGGGGTCAGCTCCTCAAGGATGATTACACCCTTGATTCCTACAATATTACCACCGATAATACCATACACGTTGTTTGTAACAACCCCCCAAATgcaaataataataatacagAAAATAATGCTAATAACATGGAAAGTAATACAAATGGCatagaaaataataccAATAACATGGAAAACAATACTCAAAATAATAGTGACAATGGGGAAAATTACAGTCAAAATGACAGCAACAATGctacaaataataataatgatcAGAACAATAGTAACAATTATACAAATACTAGTAACAACGGGCCAAATTATAGTTATTACGGTACTACTAATACGAGCAGGATGGTTTACGGTATACCAATGGGTATATATATGAGTCCAATATACACCACTGTTACTGTACCTGACAATGATACTGCTAACCCTGATACTACCAATTCTAGCACTGCTGGTGCCGGTGGAAATGCtggatttaataatttgggAACATTAGTTTCACGGGTTATTACAACTGCCGTTAACTCGTTTATTTCCAACTTAGGCCCTGTAAATACTGGAAGCCACACATATACTAATACACCTAACCCCAATAATAGTTTCAATCaaactaataatacacCAAATGccaatactaataatacgGCAAATACTTTTAATTTCACTAATATACCATCAAACGGCAACAATATGCCCAGTACCGAACCAAACACTTATAGTGATCCTAATACTGTAAACAATTATGATGATAGAATAGAAAGTGTAATGATTCAAGAATTggataaaatcaattttttaatgaatcaaattattaactcTTTGATAGTGTATTCTTCACCAAGAAGTAACACAAGATACAATAACTTAcaatgtaataatataaatcaaATGCTAAATGAATTACTAGAAGCCTTAGAATTAAGATTATCACTACCAAATACCCAAAccaatttacaaaataatatgatTCATGGTAATAATAGTTTGGTAACTGATGGAAATTTCATATCTAGATTTCAAAATATTTtggtaaatttaatttctgAGATTAGACTGACGCTTACGAATAACAGTGTGGAGGTACGAGAAAGATATAAAGGATTAATAGAAGTTCtgttattaataataaacttaCTCGTTCAAGTAACTTTACAGTTTTACTTACAGTATTTGAACACATCCCCAAATTCTTCATCAGATCAGTTTCTCtcaatttttcaaaatcaCATCAATAACAATACACATACTACTGATACCGCTAATGATACAACAAATGGTGTAAATAATGGTATGGATGACACAGCTGAGGTCGATGTTGAcgaaaatgataatattatggTGAAATACACCAATAATCCGGAATTCAAGAGCAAAATGGACCgaataaagaaaattaagtTTTCAAACTCTTACCATATGTAA
- a CDS encoding uncharacterized protein (note;~Tap-24g11.q1c.cand.169 - score = 13.30) yields the protein MGSQFLDSQIDGTVTPSSQLDLTQSQSYFNTQTTPKDEEEQAIEVGHYSTNRKTKDWLIARLLCRWWYVFPDWPPPDFDYNTELEKRKFRLYTVEEFENVENVDSNGYSKVYQVTAFPGVFRDYNGVAHDLRPLEGKPCYNNYCKFSEQKLYELIEQGIRKQLEILSHSKYDEKSTIRFLNEV from the exons ATGGGTTCACAGTTTTTAGATTCACAAATTG ATGGGACCGTAACTCCTAGTTCTCAGTTGGATTTAACTCAATCTCAgagttattttaatactcAAACTACTCCGAAGGATGAGGAGGAGCAAGCCATTGAAGTTGGTCATTATAGTACCAATAGAAAAACCAAAGATTGGTTAATTGCAAGACTACTTTGCAG atGGTGGTATGTATTTCCTGATTGGCCTCCTCCAGATTTTGACTACAATACCGAGTTGGAAAAGAGGAAGTTCCGCCTTTATACAGTGGAGGAGTTTGAAAATGTGGAAAATGTCGACTCTAATGGTTACTCTAAAGTTTATCAAGTTACTGCCTTTCCAG GAGTGTTTAGAGATTATAACGGAGTGGCACATGATTTGAGACCTTTAGAGGGTAAACCCTGTTACAACAATTACTGCAAGTTCAGTGAGCAGAAGCTGTATGAGCTCATTGAACAGGGCATTAGGAAACAGCTGGAAATACTGTCGCACTCCAAATACGACGAAAAATCAACCATTCGCTTTCTTAACGAGGTATAA